One region of Macadamia integrifolia cultivar HAES 741 chromosome 11, SCU_Mint_v3, whole genome shotgun sequence genomic DNA includes:
- the LOC122094026 gene encoding serine/arginine-rich splicing factor 4-like — protein sequence MSLFLGNLSSHVRREELERVFRRFGRSNVQLKDGYGFVIFDVPYNAEKALRALRGKNICGEPVSITWANKQPRPFQRFARGTRTFEPNQGKNFTRGESYGMRQKGVNRRPDYKMVAKHLDSTSGLPYMVDPLEKEIVHHQERMVDQGREKGHDSKARLLDEGASIAPNLVDNDRWGEPASVPLNDNGVENGTDFDRYEPYHGFDKRDEEENQHMNGPYGSPTCGISQEKHWKEHSSEATLKQPNTPKPQQTCYGCGLTGHIIRYCPQADTSQQERFARFDHKRDDRIGFRGGGDVKSKSLRPSSYRRPKTSKDPMIVRQHRTDTVACGSGKSRKLVRRNGSFPGNRETSRSQPRRESRGRKRSRAEPGSPKKHHGKKLRKSTSSCKHSNSIASSSRSRSWSSKSVSGMSSYSRSSSLFRSRSVSSISTSSSTSAYSTSESSRSRSRSRSSSSSPSSLSLSISPGRPLPSSPSEAPTKATSASLKELLENVPSPQSKHLLVEQKQLMESDASSENLKRKGASVTVKDENTLLYLKVEDEMKKDSHGQLDDDRNHTISRIHYEVTNVGTNSLEQCIAGNPSSENLKDKRELLKSQPQKHLESPSGKANHEFPVYSQPNNSTRISSDEMYMVLKHHGLALPEESEKHLPIESFFGSARLWPWEIIYYRRLKKGPITTENYARRVAQNLEFGIVDKFVRSSSGWGECDHNNS from the coding sequence ATGTCTCTGTTTCTTGGTAATCTATCTTCTCATGTCCGACGAGAAGAACTTGAACGTGTTTTCCGGAGGTTTGGGCGTAGTAATGTGCAGCTGAAAGATGGATATGGTTTTGTCATATTTGATGTTCCTTACAATGCAGAAAAGGCTCTCAGAGCACTTCGAGGAAAGAATATTTGTGGGGAGCCAGTATCTATTACGTGGGCGAACAAACAACCAAGGCCTTTTCAAAGATTTGCACGAGGTACCAGgacctttgaaccaaaccaagGGAAAAATTTCACAAGAGGAGAAAGTTATGGTATGCGACAAAAGGGTGTGAACCGACGACCAGACTATAAAATGGTTGCCAAGCACCTAGATAGTACCAGTGGACTGCCATACATGGTGGATCCACTTGAGAAGGAAATTGTTCATCACCAGGAGCGTATGGTAGACCAAGGCAGAGAAAAAGGTCATGACTCCAAGGCAAGATTGCTGGACGAAGGTGCTAGTATTGCACCCAATCTGGTGGATAATGATAGATGGGGTGAACCTGCCAGTGTCCCGTTGAATGATAATGGAGTCGAAAATGGAACAGACTTTGATCGTTATGAACCTTACCATGGGTTTGACAAAAGAGACGAAGAAGAAAACCAACACATGAATGGTCCTTATGGTTCTCCTACTTGTGGGATATCTCAAGAGAAACATTGGAAAGAGCATAGCAGTGAAGCAACATTGAAGCAACCTAATACTCCGAAGCCCCAACAAACCTGCTATGGTTGTGGGTTGACTGGCCACATAATACGTTACTGTCCCCAAGCAGATACTTCTCAACAGGAGAGGTTTGCCCGCTTTGACCATAAGAGAGACGATAGAATTGGTTTTAGAGGTGGTGGTGATGTGAAGTCAAAAAGTCTGAGGCCTTCATCTTACCGAAGGCCGAAGACGAGTAAAGATCCTATGATCGTGAGGCAGCATAGGACTGACACAGTGGCATGTGGTTCTGGAAAGTCTAGGAAGTTGGTTAGGAGGAATGGAAGCTTCCCTGGAAATAGGGAAACTTCCCGGTCTCAGCCCAGAAGGGAAAGTCGAGGTAGAAAGAGAAGTAGAGCGGAACCTGGAAGTCCGAAGAAACATCATGGAAAGAAGTTAAGGAAGTCAACTTCTTCTTGTAAGCATTCAAATTCCATTGCGTCCAGTTCTCGCTCACGTTCGTGGTCCTCAAAGTCTGTTTCTGGGATGAGTTCCTATTCTAGATCAAGTTCACTTTTTAGATCTCGTTCAGTGTCATCTATTTCAACATCCTCTTCAACATCAGCCTATTCGACATCTGAAAGTTCAAGGTCCaggtcaaggtcaaggtcaagtTCAAGTTCTCCCTCTTCCTTGTCTTTGTCCATATCACCTGGTCGGCCTTTGCCATCTTCTCCAAGTGAGGCACCAACAAAGGCAACTAGTGCTTCCTTGAAGGAATTACTGGAGAATGTTCCCAGTCCCCAATCCAAGCACCTTTTGGTTGAGCAAAAACAGCTAATGGAAAGTGATGCAAGTTCAGAGAATTTAAAACGAAAAGGTGCAAGTGTGACAGTGAAAGATGAGAATACATTATTATACTTGAAAGTAGAGGATGAGATGAAAAAGGATAGTCATGGGCAGCTGGATGATGATAGAAACCATACTATTTCTAGGATTCATTATGAGGTAACAAATGTAGGCACAAATTCATTGGAACAATGTATTGCTGGTAATCCATCTTCAGAGAATTTGAAAGACAAGAGGGAACTTCTGAAATCACAGCCACAAAAACATTTAGAGTCACCAAGTGGAAAGGCAAATCATGAGTTTCCTGTTTATTCACAGCCTAACAATTCGACCAGAATATCCTCAGATGAGATGTACATGGTCTTGAAACACCATGGATTGGCACTGCCAGAAGAAAGTGAAAAGCACTTACCTATTGAGTCGTTCTTTGGTTCAGCTCGGTTATGGCCTTGGGAGATCATATATTACCGCCGACTGAAGAAGGGTCCAATAACAACTGAGAATTATGCTAGGCGTGTTGCTCAAAATTTAGAATTTGGCATTGTGGATAAGTTTGTCAGAAGCAGTAGTGGATGGGGAGAATGTGATCATAACAATTCCtga